A single genomic interval of Astyanax mexicanus isolate ESR-SI-001 chromosome 4, AstMex3_surface, whole genome shotgun sequence harbors:
- the LOC111197521 gene encoding zinc finger protein OZF-like has protein sequence MENHQHSVKSFTKQSDLKKHQRIHTGEKPYHCSDCGKSFIEQSNLKRHQRIHTGVKPYHCSDCGKSFNQEGHLKRHQRIHTGEKPYQCSDCGSSFNRLETLKLHQRIHTGEKLFHCLDCGTSFTVQGNLKKHQRIHTGEKPYHCSDCGKSFIKESDLKKHQRIHTGEKPYHCSDCGKSFIEQSNLKRHQRIHSGVKPYHCSDCGNSFNQEGHFKRHQRIHTGEKPYQCSDCGSSFNRLGTLKLHQRIHTGEKPYQCSDCGTSFTVQGNLKIHQRIHTGEKPYYCSECGMSFTQHGHLTLHQRIHTGEKPYYCSDCGRNFNHHSNLKKHQSIHTGEKTVSNLFKGN, from the coding sequence ATGGAGAatcatcagcactctgtcaagagttttactaaacagagtgatctcaaaaaacaccagcgcattcacacaggagagaaaccgtatcactgctcagattgtgggaagagttttattgaacagagtaatctcaaacgacaccagcgcattcacacaggagtaaaaccgtatcactgctcagactgtgggaagagttttaatcaagagggtcatctcaaacgacaccaacgcattcacacaggagagaaaccgtatcaatgctcagactgtggatcGAGTTTTAATAGACTGGAGACtctaaaactgcatcagcgcattcacacaggagagaaactgtttcactgcttagactgtgggacaAGTTTTACTGTAcagggtaatctcaaaaaacaccagcgcattcacacaggagagaaaccgtatcactgctcagattgtgggaagagttttattaaagagagtgatctaaaaaaacaccagcgcattcacacaggagagaaaccgtatcactgctcagactgtgggaagagttttattgaacagagtaatctcaaacgacaccagcgcattcactcaggagtaaaaccgtatcactgctcagactgtgggaacagcTTTAATCAAGAGGGTCATTTCAAacgacaccaacgcattcacacaggagagaaaccgtatcaatgctcagactgtggatcGAGTTTTAATAGACTGGGGACtctaaaactgcatcagcgcattcacacaggagagaaaccgtatcagtgctcagactgcgggacGAGTTTTACTGTACagggtaatctcaaaatacaccaacgcattcacacaggagagaaaccatattactgctcagagtgtgggatgagttttaCTCAACACGGTCATCTAacactgcaccagcgcattcacacaggagagaaaccgtattactgctcagactgtgggaggaatttTAATCATCacagtaatctcaaaaaacaccagagcattcacacaggagagaaaacggTGTCAAATCTGTTTAAAGGCAATTAA